The nucleotide window GAACCCGATGAATCGTGCTACAAACTCCGTTGCCGGATATTTGAAAATCGTTTCCGGGCGGTCGAGCTGCTCAACCACGCCTTTGTTCATAATCGCTACCTGATCCGAGATCGAGAAGCACTCTTCCTGGTCATGAGAGACATATAACGTTGTAATGCCCAGCTCTTGCTGAATGCGGCGAATCTCCACCCGCATGTTGAGACGCAGGTTGGCATCCAGGTTACTGAGCGGTTCGTCGAACAAGAGCAAGTCTGGCTCAATCACCAGTGCGCGGGCAATCGCCACACGCTGACGCTGTCCACCGGACAGTTCTTGTGGAAAACGTTTCTCAAATCCATTCAGGTTAACGACTTCCAGGATTCGCATCACACGGGAAGAGATATCCTTGTCTTTCACCTTACGCATCCGCAGGCCAAAGGCCACGTTGTCATAAACAGACAGATGCGGGAATAACGCATAACTCTGAAATACAAATCCGAAGTTCCGCTTGTTCGCCGGAACCTTCGTATAATCCTTGCCGCCGAACATAAACTTGCCCTGTGATGCTTCCAGAAATCCGGCGATGAGGCGCAGCGTAGTTGTTTTGCCGCAACCGCTCGGTCCGAGCAGGGAGAGCAGTTTACCTTTTTCCAGCTCCAACTGAAAATCCTTCAGGATTGTCTGCTTATCGTATGCCACGGATACGTGGTCTAATGTCAGCAATGCCATAGCGTTCTGCGCCTCCAATTAACGTTTAGTAAAGTATGAAAATCCGCCCATGATCCGTTCGATCACGAACATTAAGAGTCCGGTCAGTACCATCAATAGCACGGAAATCGCTGCAATCGTTGGGTCAAAATAATTCTCCACATACGTCAGCATCTGGATTGGTAATGTGCTTACCCCTGGTCCGGTCATGAACACCGAGATGTCCACGTTGTTGAAGGACTCCAGGAAGGCAATCAGCACGGCAGCGATAATTCCTGAGCGGATATTAGGCAGCACGATCGTGAAGAACGTTCTTACCCGTCCCGCACCAAGACTCAGCGCAGCTTCTTCCACTGCAAAGTCAAAGCTCGACAGACTCGACGCGATAACCCGAATGATAAATGGAAGCATGATAATCGTATGACCAATCAACAATCCGAGATACATCGGCAGATGGTAGATTACGATCAGGTATTTCATCAATGTAAAACCAAGCACGATTCCCGGGATCAACACCGGGGACAGGAACAGTGCATTCAGCACGGACTTGCCTTTGAAATCGTAACGACTAAGTGCATACGCAGCCGGTACTCCGAGCAACAGTGCCAACAAGTTCCCCAGTAAGGAAATGATGATGGACGTCTGGAATGTGCGGAGGAATCCGCCTGTGTTGAAAATATTCTCATACCAGCGGAAGGAGAACCCTTCCGGCGGAAATTTGAGTACCGTTCCCGGTTCAAACGAAGTGACCGATATGATCAGAAGCGGGCCCAGCAGAAAGATAAAGACCAGCAGACTGAACAGGCCCAGCCCGATATGTTTCTCCCGCATATGTCTACCCCTTCGGATTTAAAGTTTTGGCCATTTTGTTCATGACACCGACCACGACAAATGTAATTACAATCATAATCGCGGCAACAACCGAGGCCAGATACCAGTCGTTGAGGGTCATGGCGTTTTGATACAGGAACGTAGCAATTACACGCTGCTTGCCTCCAAGGAGGGCAGGTGTGGTATACGCCGTCAGGCTTCCGACAAAGACAAGTACGGCTCCGATCACAAGCCCTGGCACAGCCAGTGGAAACACGACCCGGCGGAATGCCGTAATGCGCGATGCACCCAGACTTTGTGCTGCTTTGAGCAGGTCACCGTCAATGTTCTCAAGCACACCGACCAGAGAGATAATCATCAGTGGCAGGAACAGGTGCGTCAGACCGATCATCATCGCTGCCGGCGTGTACAGAATGTCCAGCGGCTTGTCCACGATACCCAGGCCAACCAGGGTATTATTGATCAGCCCTTTGCGTCCAAGAATGATCATCCAGCTAAACGAGCGCACGACCGGGCTCGTCAGCAGTGGGAAGATCGCCAGTGCCAGCAAAATGCCTTTGCGGCGTGGCGCTTTCTGCGAGATATAATAAGCTGTCGGGAATCCGAGCACCACACAGACGATGGTGGTGACCACGCTGACTTGCAGCGTCGTAAGCAATATTTTCAAAAAGTATGGATCTCTGAAAAAATGCATGTATCCTTCAAACGTGAAGGAGTTTTCTTGGAAAAACGTCGACCCGATCGTCAGGACAATCGGAATGATCATAAATGCCGCCAAAAATACGAATCCCGGCAGCAATAGCCAGTAGATTACTGATTTCTTCATCGCGATACTCCTGACTTGTAAATTTAATTCGAGATTGATACTTGAGTACTCCGACTGCAGTACCGTCCTTCGATCCCTGTTATCCCCCGATTTTTTGATTCATTTTCATAGGTGAAAATCGGGGGATAAAGGGGAACGCTTCGCTTCTCCAGATCGGTTCTGCACTCTCCGCAATCGTATAAATATCTTATTGGGCAGAGCAACTACGCGTTTAATGCGTTGATAAACAGTTCAAGGAATGCTTCCGCATCTACGGTTTCGCAGACGAGGGTGTTGGGCTGCTCGCCCAAACGGTTTTGGAAGTCGCATACCATCTGGCCATCGCACAGGCGGCTGGCGGTTTCGACATCGACGTAATACGATTTGCGTCCTACCAGTTCCGGGGCAAGGGCTACGCCCACGGCTAGTGGATCATGTAAAGCGCAAGCGCGGACGCCGTTCATTTGTTCGTAACGGTTGATGTAAATCTCCGTGCTTTGAGCAACGTATGCGCGCAGTGCAGGATCAGTGAGACGCTCAATCGTTGCTTCATTCAGCAATGTTTGACGCGTCACATCCAATCCGACTTGGGTAAGCTTCTCGATGCCTGCATGCAGTACGATGCGTGCGGCCTCTGGATCAGCGTATGTGTTATACTCGGCTGTCGGTGTAATGTTGCCATGTCCGCGAACTACGCCACCCATGAAGATGACTTCCTTCAATAAAGAAGGCAATTCAGGACACTTCATCAGCGCGAGGGCCAAGTTCGTTAAGGGTGCGGTCATAATTAATGTCAGTTCGCCTGGATACAACTTGGCTTGTTCCACGATAAAGTCTGGCGCAAAACCTTCCTCGGCTTTCTTAGACACGGCCGGATCAGGCAGCGCACCGCCCAATCCATCTTGTCCATGTACCCGATGTTCATAATGCGACTTGCGAGTGAGTGGTCCAGCTGCTCCGGCAATGACCGGAATCGTTGGTGCACCCGCGAGTTCAAGAATTTTGCACGTATTCTCTGTTGCCTGCTGAAGTGATACGTTCCCACAGACCGTGGTGATGCCGAGGATGTCCAACTTCCGGCTTTTGACCGCCAGCAAAATCGCCAGTGCATCGTCAATCCCCGTGTCCACGTCCAGAATGATGTGATTTTGCGCTTCACTCATCCGTTCTCAACTCCTATGCGGTGATATGGTTGCTTGCTGCAAATGATATAAGTTCAACATGTTGACCAAAGATAACTTTTAAGTCAGTCGGTTACTTGTTTTTATTGTGCAATCTCACGGTTCCAGCGATCTGTCCAGCCTTTAACCTGTTGATTCACGAATTCCATATCCAGCTTGTTCAGCTTCTCAACCACGTCAGCACCATATGTTACGCCTTCTGCTTCTTCAGCAGTCAGTTCAACCTTGGTATTAACCGGAGAATCGACTTTAGCTTTGGCAGATTTCGCTTGTACATCCTGGCTCAGCTGCCAGTTGATGAACTCTTCAGCGAGCTCTTTGTTTTTGCTGCCCTTCACGACATTGATTGTGTTCATCACGGCATATGCACCTTCGCTAGGTGTAACAAACTTCGCATTAGGCACGGCTGCTTTCAGATCTTTGAAATACATTTCCATGATCGGTCCGCCAGCAATCTCTTCTTGGGAGAACATGTTCACGAACTCGGACGTTTGGCTATAGAATTTCACCACATTGCCGCTCAGTTTTTTCAATTCAGCAAATGCCGCATCTTCATTAAACGTATCGTTTCCAGCTACACGGGAAGCTGCATCCACAACCATCGGGCCAGCCGTTGCCGTAATATTCGGGATAGTCAGGTTACCTTCGAACGCCGGGTCCCACAGGTCACTCCATGAAGTCACTTCTTTGGAAACGAGGTCCGGGTTATAAGCGATACCGAGCTGTCCAACTGTGTAGGCCGGGCCATAATCTTCACCAAGTGGTGCTTTGGCAATATCATAAATGTCATTTACATTTGGAATTTTGGAGCGATCGATTTTCTCAAACAGACCTTCATCAATACCTTGTTGTGCATAGTAGTCAGACAGGTAGATGACATCGACATTCGATGTACCCTGACGGATTTTATTCAGACGTTCAGCGTTATTGCCGACTTCGAGTACGATGTCTACATTATGTTCTTTTTCAAAAGGACCAAATACCGATTCATTGAAGAAATCTTCCGAGAAGCCCCAAGTGGAGATAACCAATTTGGTAGCTGCTGTTCCCCCACTGCCTGATCCACCTGTTGCATCCTCTGTGCTGCTGCCACAACCTGCAAGTAATACTGATGTCATTGCCACTGCTGCCAAACCGCTAATCCACTTTTTCATCATGATCCTAATTCCCCCTGATATATGTGATGTGTATGAAAAAACAAAAAGAAAAGTGCTCTTGTATAAACAAGAACACTTTTCTTCGTAAACAAAGGAAAGCGACACCCGCTGCCGGTACATCATCGGTTTCTGCTTCAGAATCAATCCGAAGACAGACGCCATCATATGAAATTGTACGGAACCTGATCATGAATCCGGGCCATAACCTCCGTATACATCAACAAGAATCAATCCTGCCGATCCATCCTTAGGCCTGTTCCAGAATCACATTCGTGATCGCCCACTGAGTGGACGCATCATAATCCCGCAATATAGCTTCAATTGGCAAACCCATGTGTTGCTCGAGCTTCTCCCGGAATTTCTTCTTATATAAGACAGACATGCGGAAGTCCACTTCCAGCTTTAAGCCGGGGGCCTCCCCTTCCAGGGCGTCAGAGCGCGGTGAACGTCGGTGCTTCGCGTAGAAGGTCACAATATTCTGGTCAATGGTCACTCTCAGGAGAGTGGTGCCAAATCCGAACAGTTCCTTCGAAATTTCGTTATAATACTGGCACATCTTCTTCTTGCTCTCATTGCTGTCCAGTAGTTCCATGAACTCACCCACATCTCTTACTACCGTACATTCGACGTGTTAACACGATTGATTATACATAAATATACGATCGTAGGCAACCCAAAAGATATAGTTAACATGAGAATAACACATAAAAGCGAACGATGAGACATTAACGGTTAAAAACAATTCGTCTTATGCCACAGTGAATTTACATTAATATGCCTGCATGTCATTCCTATACTATTGTTGCTTCTACACTCCGTTTTCATACACAGGATTCGAGGCCTTTGTTTCAACTTTCCCTAAATGGGTACTAATTCCTGCGAAACATAGACAAACTTCGTCATTAACCGTTAAAATGAGACACAATGTTGACATGTTTTTATTTTCTAGAAATTGGAGGCTTATACCATGAAATGTCCAGTATGTAATCACGAAAATGGAGATGCCCATTTTTGCGAGAGGTGCGGCTCTAATCTAACGCAAACAACCTCATCACCAACTCCTGTACCGAACTCGGAATCTGCTGCTTCCGAACCCGAATATACCCGTTGGTCCAGCACGCAGGCTACCTCTTCCCAGGCATCCGTTCCATCCAACACACCATCCGTCTCCATTCACAAGGAACAGGCGAGAGAATCAACAGGTACCAATGACCATGCTTCTGCAGGAGACAATAGCTCCAATCAGTGGAATAATATTGTGCAGAATGAGAAAGTTCAGCAAGCCAAAGAAGTAAGCAAACAGTATCTATCCTATTTCCTCAGTGTATTGGCCCGTCCTTATCAGACGATGAAAACCGTTGGCGACCAGCATTCCCTAAACGGATGGCTAACGATGGCGCTAATTGCAGTTCTATCTTCTACATACTTCTTAATTACCTTTAGTCGCATAGGCATGGACGGCTTGTTCATTGGTGGATTTTTAAGACCGCTGTTGTTCACCGTCATTATCCTGATTGCCTCTATTGCACTGATGTACGCTATTCTGAAGATTGAAAAAATAACCTTCCGTCCCAAAACACTGGTTGCCCAGTTTGGTACATTGCTTGTTCCTGCTGTCGTATCCCTTGTTCTGGCGAATCTGTTTATTATCATCTCGTATTCCATCGCGATCTCATTGCTTGCTGTCTCGTATATCATTATCTTTGTTGCTCTGAATTCGGTGCTGTTCCAGTATCCACTGAATCGTACCAAAGCAGCCATCGACAGCATGTACAGCGTATTAATCGCCAATGCGGTCGTGTTCTTTATTCTGTATCGATTGTTGGGTGAAATTATTATTGGACTGATCGGCCTGATGCTTTCGCCTTTTGGACGTCTGTAAAATAGTTCAGTTGGAATAAAGCTGTTTACACTCGTTACTTCGATGACAGAACAACCTTCAGGTTCTTTCTGTCCTCTACGTTTTCGTGAAATGGTTATTCCAATGAAAATTTTCCTGGCTCTTTAGTTTCATACCAGGCTTTCCCTGCTCGCGCGGGGAAGGTCTTTTTTTTGGTTTTCCAAGGCAGCATTGCGCTGAGCATGATTCATACACTATAATGTGTAGTGCAATAGGTATGTTCTTATTTACGTAACAAACACGGACTTAGCAACTCCCGTTACGTAATAAGAGGATTAACTGTTGTTATTAACACTACATTATGTAGTGTATTGATCACTCATTTTACACAGAAAGCAGAGGAACTCTCTATGGACATGTCTCATATGAATCATATGCAAATGGAGCACGAAGCAGGTACATCCTACCTGTGGCTCATCGTAGGTGCAATCGTGTTGCTGTTTTCCATCGCCTCTTATATCTGGGCATCACGCACACAAGGCAAAATCCTGGGTCACATGAAAAAGAAAGAACGGGCGGACATCCAGAAAAAAAGTCGATCCCTTCGGCTGGTTGCACATGCATTGATGGCTGTGTCAATTGTTACATTTGGTCTATTCTTCCTACAAGGTGCAGGGGCAAAATATGATGTAGCCGATCTGACGTCCAACGCGACAATCGATGTGACTGACGATAAATACTATGGGGCAGACCATACAGAGGACCCGATCCAGTATGAGATGACAATCCCAACATCAGGGCCGCATAACCCGCATGATATCAAATTTGGATTTTACACCGACTTCCCGGGTTATAATTACCTTGTTCACAATCTGGAGCATGGGGATATCATCATCTATTATCGTGAGAATGCAAGCGAGGATTTGAAAGAACATCTGAAATACCTTGCTAAATTCCGCGAAGCCGGGGCAGGTATACTGGCTGTACCAAACAAGGATATTCCCGAAGGCAGTGAAGTTGTCGTGACTGCATGGACCAAAACGATGAAGCTCGACCAATTCGACGATGCTAAAGTGGGTACTTTTATCAATAAATATATTAATCAGGGACCTGAAAAGATTCCTGCCTCCATTCGCCAGGGTGGCGGAACGATGTAACGACGTCTTATAGAATTGAAACGTAATTAGCTCCCGGATCAAATTGACTCGGGAGCTAATTCTTTATCGCCCAGATGCCGATATTTCAAATAGAAAAGTGAACATTGGAAATACAATACATACGAACAAAAAGGAACGACCAGCACCAAAGTAAAGAGACACAGAGATGATTCATCCAACAGATCAAGGGGGAACACTTTTACCAATGAACAGTTTGTTTATGCGGATCTTTTTATTTTTTTCCTGTCTGATGCTGGCCGCAGGTGCGGTTCTTGGCATTACGATGTACCGTTCATCGGCGCAACTGGTCGAGCAATCCATGGGTATGCAGGCACAGGCTGTGGCTGAACGGGCAGCAGCATTAATTGATACCTCCCTGTATGTACCACTCAGTACTGGACAGGACCAAACAGCGTATTATGGCACTTTACGTGAGCAGCTCAGTCAGCTGCGTGAAGCCAATGGGCTCAAGTATCTGTACACACTCGGTACACGCGAAGAAAATGGAACAGCTACGTATTTCTATGTTGTGGATGGGGCTGCTGCCGATGTGGCAGAGGATGACTTCTCCCCTTACGCTTCCGCAGAAGAGACCCCATACGAGGGTATGCTACAGGCTTTTGAGCAGAATGAACCTATTCGAGGCGAACTCACCCAGGATGAATATGGCGCTACCATTACAGCGTATGTGCCGATCCATGGAGATGATGGGAAAGTCCTGGGGTT belongs to Paenibacillus sp. FSL H8-0079 and includes:
- a CDS encoding nucleoside hydrolase gives rise to the protein MSEAQNHIILDVDTGIDDALAILLAVKSRKLDILGITTVCGNVSLQQATENTCKILELAGAPTIPVIAGAAGPLTRKSHYEHRVHGQDGLGGALPDPAVSKKAEEGFAPDFIVEQAKLYPGELTLIMTAPLTNLALALMKCPELPSLLKEVIFMGGVVRGHGNITPTAEYNTYADPEAARIVLHAGIEKLTQVGLDVTRQTLLNEATIERLTDPALRAYVAQSTEIYINRYEQMNGVRACALHDPLAVGVALAPELVGRKSYYVDVETASRLCDGQMVCDFQNRLGEQPNTLVCETVDAEAFLELFINALNA
- a CDS encoding Na-translocating system protein MpsC family protein: MELLDSNESKKKMCQYYNEISKELFGFGTTLLRVTIDQNIVTFYAKHRRSPRSDALEGEAPGLKLEVDFRMSVLYKKKFREKLEQHMGLPIEAILRDYDASTQWAITNVILEQA
- a CDS encoding ABC transporter ATP-binding protein, whose translation is MALLTLDHVSVAYDKQTILKDFQLELEKGKLLSLLGPSGCGKTTTLRLIAGFLEASQGKFMFGGKDYTKVPANKRNFGFVFQSYALFPHLSVYDNVAFGLRMRKVKDKDISSRVMRILEVVNLNGFEKRFPQELSGGQRQRVAIARALVIEPDLLLFDEPLSNLDANLRLNMRVEIRRIQQELGITTLYVSHDQEECFSISDQVAIMNKGVVEQLDRPETIFKYPATEFVARFIGFHNFIEFAERTDAGEVITLSAGGRTFTATAHPGTARPGARKGAIRPDDLIVSGDTSADVVNALPGIIKVSTYLGRSYQYVIETELGDFTANQEMETPYLSGQRVSLIFPQDKLVLVE
- a CDS encoding ABC transporter permease; this translates as MKKSVIYWLLLPGFVFLAAFMIIPIVLTIGSTFFQENSFTFEGYMHFFRDPYFLKILLTTLQVSVVTTIVCVVLGFPTAYYISQKAPRRKGILLALAIFPLLTSPVVRSFSWMIILGRKGLINNTLVGLGIVDKPLDILYTPAAMMIGLTHLFLPLMIISLVGVLENIDGDLLKAAQSLGASRITAFRRVVFPLAVPGLVIGAVLVFVGSLTAYTTPALLGGKQRVIATFLYQNAMTLNDWYLASVVAAIMIVITFVVVGVMNKMAKTLNPKG
- a CDS encoding ABC transporter substrate-binding protein; this encodes MKKWISGLAAVAMTSVLLAGCGSSTEDATGGSGSGGTAATKLVISTWGFSEDFFNESVFGPFEKEHNVDIVLEVGNNAERLNKIRQGTSNVDVIYLSDYYAQQGIDEGLFEKIDRSKIPNVNDIYDIAKAPLGEDYGPAYTVGQLGIAYNPDLVSKEVTSWSDLWDPAFEGNLTIPNITATAGPMVVDAASRVAGNDTFNEDAAFAELKKLSGNVVKFYSQTSEFVNMFSQEEIAGGPIMEMYFKDLKAAVPNAKFVTPSEGAYAVMNTINVVKGSKNKELAEEFINWQLSQDVQAKSAKAKVDSPVNTKVELTAEEAEGVTYGADVVEKLNKLDMEFVNQQVKGWTDRWNREIAQ
- a CDS encoding ABC transporter permease, with amino-acid sequence MREKHIGLGLFSLLVFIFLLGPLLIISVTSFEPGTVLKFPPEGFSFRWYENIFNTGGFLRTFQTSIIISLLGNLLALLLGVPAAYALSRYDFKGKSVLNALFLSPVLIPGIVLGFTLMKYLIVIYHLPMYLGLLIGHTIIMLPFIIRVIASSLSSFDFAVEEAALSLGAGRVRTFFTIVLPNIRSGIIAAVLIAFLESFNNVDISVFMTGPGVSTLPIQMLTYVENYFDPTIAAISVLLMVLTGLLMFVIERIMGGFSYFTKR
- a CDS encoding DUF3105 domain-containing protein, with product MDMSHMNHMQMEHEAGTSYLWLIVGAIVLLFSIASYIWASRTQGKILGHMKKKERADIQKKSRSLRLVAHALMAVSIVTFGLFFLQGAGAKYDVADLTSNATIDVTDDKYYGADHTEDPIQYEMTIPTSGPHNPHDIKFGFYTDFPGYNYLVHNLEHGDIIIYYRENASEDLKEHLKYLAKFREAGAGILAVPNKDIPEGSEVVVTAWTKTMKLDQFDDAKVGTFINKYINQGPEKIPASIRQGGGTM